Within Anaerolineae bacterium, the genomic segment TTGGGCCAACTCGGTGAAAAGCCCAACTAGTGCGGGCATCGTGTGCACAAAGACTAGTTTCTTGGTCACAGGATTTCCCCTTCTTTCCATCTCACTGCCTTGAAGCCACACGCTCCATTAACACCTGCTTTCTCTCCAGGATGCGTTTCACCAGTGAATCGTAACTGTTGCTGAACTCGGTCAGCGTGTTTCGCACTGGCGTCCAGGCGGCTACTGCATCCTCGTCCTCCAAGGCTAAGATCTGTCTTGGGCGAAAGCGATCCTGATCGGTCATCCCCCAGGCTGGATCGGCCACGTAGTATGCCTGCTTGAAGATCTCGCTATGAGCCAGCACTTCCAAGACGGCCGTTGGCACTGGCTCCTCGATCCGCCGAGGATCTAACGCAATCCCTCTTCGGCAGTCAAAGGCCCGGCGCACGTTGGGGAAGACTGTGATAATAGAAGTGCCCAACGCTTCGGTGATGTCGGGGAAGGCTGAAGGGAGCGACTCATACCCATCTCCCTCATAGACGCGCAGCGAGGCGATTAGCGGTCGTATACGCCGGAGATCAAAGCCTTTCGCTTTCATCCAGGCATACAGCCGCTTAAGGATGGCTACACCGGACCAGGCCGCGGCCTCACGCGCTGCTGCCTCGCTGATGCCGTGGCGAGATAGCTCGCCCAAGTTGGAGAGCAGCTCATCGCGAACCGGGTAAGCGAGACGACCGCTCATGTGAGCCAGCGTGGAAAAGATCGCCGCCCCCTCTTGGATTACCTCAGCGAAGCGCAGGTGCTGGAAGAGGCCAAAGTTGACCGTGATGGTCACACCGATGCCGCGCCGAGTGAGGACTGAGCATGCCTCCAGGCCGGCGCGGGTCGCCGGCAGTTTGAAGACGACGTTGGGGACGCCACCGTCCAGTTTGCATTGCAGCTCCTCGTAGATGGCGAGGGCATCGGCCACCATTGTCGCCGCATCGCCGTGTTTGTGCGGATTGACCTGTAAGCTGACGCAGCCCATCTCACCCTCAGTGAGCAGGAAGATGGGACGCAACAGGCGCATATTGGCGAAGACGATCTCTAAGGTGACCCTCCTAGCCAGCGCGTCATGGTCCGCATCGGGGTGGGCAGCGAGGATCTCATCTACGATGAGCGTCCAATAGCCGGGATCGGCAGCCCAGGCGATGTCCACCAGGGTGGGATTGCAGGTCACGAACGAAGCCCCCAGGTAGAGGGCATAAGGTAGGAAAGCCGCGTAATCGTTGCTGATTTCTGTTATTGTCTCTCCGGCCAGGCGCATCTCTGCGATACGGCGTAGGTTGCTGCGTGCTAGTTCAGCACTCAGGTTGGTCAAGTACTCACCGACCGAGTTACCGATCAGCGCCCGGGCCTCTGCTTCGGGATTGGCCACACCTTCAGCCTTGAGGCGGGCAACAGCCTCTCGACGCTCGCTGGACAGGAACTCAAGGGCAACATGAGGAGCGCGGGATGAGAGGCTCGCCGTGAAAGCGTACGCCTCCCTTGCCAGAGCGGCCACCTGCTCATCGGTCAAGGCCAACTCGCCGTGAAAGGCTGGATTCTGCAAGTTCCAACGCGGCAGAAACGAGGAGAGCGCCAGAAACAGGCGAGCCCCGAAACGCAAGAACGCTTCTTGACGCGGTATAACTGCGCTGTCAAACTCGTGTTGAATCCGCTGCCGAAGCCAGTTCCAAGTGAAGCGAAACCGTCCTGGCGGGGTGAAGAATATCAGGCCGTCCAGCGCCTGTTGCGTTTTGCCTTGCTGGATCATCCTCAACAACTCTTCGTTGGTAAACGCTTCCCATTGTTGCCGCTCGGCACGAATCCGTTCTTTCAAAAGCTCTGGAATGCTCATCACGATGCCTCCATGGTTAGGCTTGTCCCCACGCGCTGCGGATAAAAGCTGCCGCTGCTGCTACCCCATCTTGGCCTTGACGGGATGCCTCCTCCATGCAGATCCAGCCATCCCATCCCGCCTGCTTCAGACGTCGGAACAGAGGGAGAAACGGGGTAATCCCCGTGCCCAGCAAGACGTGCCGTAAGGCCCCACGCGTCGCCGTATCCGAGGCGTGCACCGTCGCCACGCGATCCACTACCTGATCAAGCAACGCTAGAGGATCTTCGGCGAAAGCAGCGGCGTTGCCCGTATCGAAGTTGATCTTCAATCCCACTCCAGCGGTACGATGGACGATCTCAAGGAAGATGTCGGGGGGCTGCGAGAAATCAGTGTACTCCCAGGCCCCTGGCTTGGCGTGATTCTCGTAGACGGGGGTCACGCCCATGCCGCGCGTCCGCTCGACCAACCGTACCAGCCCCTCGACAGCCCATGCAATGCCATCGTCGCGGCCAACGGTTGGGTGGGCCTGGCCGGCTGTAACGCGCACGAACTCAGCTCCCAACATAGCGGCGACCTCCATCGTTTCCTGAGCCAGAATAAGCTCGCGCGCTCGGCATGCCGGGTCAGGATGGGTGAAATCCGGGTAGGTGGTCACCATCGCCACACGTATTCCTTCCCCTTCGATCTGACGGCGCAACGCGGCCA encodes:
- a CDS encoding sugar phosphate isomerase/epimerase produces the protein MKLSCLPVSFFDDIIAGRMTVVEWARMGASLGLDAIDLSILFVRDRSPSAVAALRRQIEGEGIRVAMVTTYPDFTHPDPACRARELILAQETMEVAAMLGAEFVRVTAGQAHPTVGRDDGIAWAVEGLVRLVERTRGMGVTPVYENHAKPGAWEYTDFSQPPDIFLEIVHRTAGVGLKINFDTGNAAAFAEDPLALLDQVVDRVATVHASDTATRGALRHVLLGTGITPFLPLFRRLKQAGWDGWICMEEASRQGQDGVAAAAAFIRSAWGQA